The Janthinobacterium tructae genome contains the following window.
CCGGCCGGGGCACAACCATCGCCGCCACGCCATCCGGACTGGGCGACGCCGCTGCCGCAGGTGTCGAACCTGCACCAGGTCACGCCCGTCCTGTACCGCAGCGCCAGGCTCGATAGTGCCGACGTGGCCCAGTTGCAGGCGCTGGGCGTGAAGACGGTGATCAGCCTGCGCGCCTTCCACTCCGATACGCAGGTGCTGGAGGGCAGCGGCATTCGCGCTGTGCGCATTCCCATCAATACCTGGGCCATCGGCGACCGGCAGGTGATAGCGACCATGCGTGCCATCCGCGCCGCCGGGCAGGATGGGCCAGTATTGCTGCACTGCCTGCACGGCGCCGACCGCACGGGCATGATGGCCGCCATGTACCGCATGCTGTACCAGGGCTGGCCGCGCGAGAAGGCGATCGATGAGCTGAAAAATGGCGCTTACGGCTACCACGCCGTGTGGAAAAACATCGAACGCTATCTGTCGCGCGTGAATCTCGATGAACTGCGCGCGCGCATCGACGCTCCGCAGCCCTGACCCCCGCCGGCGCGCCACTTCAGGCATGATTGCGATTCCAATCACGTTTTTCCGGAATTCGCATGGAACACCACAGCTTTCTCATCAACATACTGTTTTACCTGGTGGCGGCCATCATCATGGTGCCGCTGGCCAAGCGCCTGGGCATGGGCGCCGTGCTGGGCTACCTGGTGGCCGGCGTTGTCATCGGTCCCTGGGGCCTGGGCCTGATCAAGAATGTCGAGGTGATCCTCAGCTTTTCCGAATTCGGCGTGGTGCTGCTGCTGTTTTTGATCGGCCTGGAGCTCGAACCGAAGCGTTTGTGGCTGTTGCGCCGTCCCATTTTCGGCTGGGGCGGGGCACAGGTGGGCGTCGTCAGCGCGGGGCTGTGCGCCGTGGCCATGGCCTTTGGCGTGGACTGGCGCACGGCGCTGGTGGGCGCGCTGGGGCTGTCGCTGTCGTCGACGGCCATCGTGCTGGCCACCCTGGGCGAACGAAAATTGATGAGTACGCCGGCCGGTTCCGCCGGCTTTTCCATTTTGCTGTTCC
Protein-coding sequences here:
- a CDS encoding dual specificity protein phosphatase family protein, translated to MMLHAVLLTLALGLAAAPAGAQPSPPRHPDWATPLPQVSNLHQVTPVLYRSARLDSADVAQLQALGVKTVISLRAFHSDTQVLEGSGIRAVRIPINTWAIGDRQVIATMRAIRAAGQDGPVLLHCLHGADRTGMMAAMYRMLYQGWPREKAIDELKNGAYGYHAVWKNIERYLSRVNLDELRARIDAPQP